In Palaemon carinicauda isolate YSFRI2023 chromosome 1, ASM3689809v2, whole genome shotgun sequence, the genomic stretch aagataaagaaaactagaATACAAGGATTCttaagttggaaagaaaagataaaaatatatttaacacactCCCCCCAAAACATTCAGTCCTGTTATGAAATAAAAGCAGGATTGAATTTTTAAACATACCAAAAGTATTTAcattaccagaatttttttttttctaataattgccaaaattatttaaattaccatcaccaataataaataaagaaagccTACACAGACAAACTTTACTGTAAAATTTGTCTGGTCTTCAGAGCACTAATCTTTGCCGCTTTACGCTTTCCCAGAATGCGGTTGTTGGCCAGATTAGAATCATTAGAGTCATAATTAGGACTGTCTTTATCTTCATTTGAAGAAACATCAGGtctgaaaagaaatattagattaGATGAATGTCTCTTAGTAAGTTCCCCAGTTCTGCCTTTCAGTAGGGTAACTCCAGTAACTTCCCCAAGCTCATTGAGAACTACATCATGGACTATTCCCATTGGGTATTGGTTTGGCTTACTATATGGTTCTTTAATTAGAACCACATCATTCTTTTGAAGAAGTGTATGTTTTACAGGTTTGAATCTGTCTTTTGCATTTACAGCTTGATTTGTCAAGTTACCCAAAAATTCTTCATGATAAATGTTAATCAAATGACTTCTGACTTTACGCAGTTTTGTGTAGATTTCTTTAACTTTATCACAAGGAGAAACTAGATAGTCCTCATCCAATTCTAGATCTGGATGTCTTTGCAGCTCAGGAATTAAGTTAACTGAAACAAGGTCATAACCCCTAATTAGACACTCTGGTGTTATGGGATCAGGAAGTGATTTGTTTATATCTGTATctcttaatgcctctttaaaagctattGGCCTTCTATTCAATAAATGGACAGTCTGAcatattaaaaactcaaaatccctGATATCTAAAACATTATTTCTCATGGCTCCAAATAAGCATCTCTTAGCAAGTTTCACACAACTTTCAACCATTGAACCAAGAGCCGAGTTCCCTTTGAAAAACTGTTCAAACTGGAGGTTCTTTATGCCATTCTCTTCTAGATAGAGTTTAACTTCTGGGTCCTTTAGATAATCTAGAATTACGTTGCCTCCTGCTACTAACTGAGATCCTTGATCGGAAATACACAAATTTGGTAGTCCAAACTCAAATGTATGAAGCTGGAAGGCTCTAAGATACTCTTTAACACTCAAGTCCATGCACACCTTCAGATTTATAGCTCTACTCCATGTACATGTGAAACATACTATCCATGCTTTTACTTTTTTCCCACTGGAACGTACAAAGAAGGGTCCCatgtaatctacaaaaatatagCGGAAAGGAATCTCTGGGGGATTAATCCTAAAATCTCTATAGCAGTGTTGATTAAGATTAACTGTCCTCTCATTGAACCTACGGCATATGACACATGTGCGAATTATCCTTTTAACTACTGAAAAAAAATCTAGGTATACAAAATATCTTACGTACTTCAGCCAGTAGCCTATAGCATCCAGCATGTAAAAAACGTTCATGATAATCTAATACAATATATTTAGTTAGTAAACTATCCTTAGAAATTAGCAATGGAAATCGCATCCTACGGTCATCTTTCAGTTTCTGCATTTTGCTACGTACCCTTAACAGGCCTTCCTGATCCACATAAACATTGAGCTGTCCAACTAACTTTGGGATATCTTTGAGCAACAGGTTTCTGgattcaaaatattcaaaaatttcagGGAAGTGCTTCTGCTGATCTCTTCTTATTACCATCTTTGTAGCCTCTGCAAAGAAGTTATGATTAATATCAAAACAGCTAATATGTCCAAACTTAACAGGatcctttagttttagtttcattttcaagttaTTAACAAAGATAAGTACTCTACGGAAAACAGAAACAACTTTATGGTAGCTAGAACATCTTGATAAAGCATCGGTATGCTCCTCAATCTTTGTAGTTATAGTACCATGATAAGACTGGACAACACCAACAGGAGAATCTTGCTTTACCGGAAGGGCaggtattacaaaatccaagataGATTCCCTGTTCAGCTGACCTTCTGTCTCATTAAGCAGAAATTTGGGACCTGAAAAGTAGTTAGTTTTTTTAAGCTGCTTGAAAGATAAGCTGCGAGTGATGCAATCGGCTGGATTTTCAcaacctgaaacaaaagaaaaatgaatcggGTGTTTATTACACAGTTCATTTATTGTGTGTAACCTATTTTGAACAAATACTGAACACTTCTGCATTTTATCAAGCTTGGCAGAAAACCCATGTACCCAGGAAAGGGCAACGAAGCTATCCGAGTACACTATCAACTCTCTTATTTTGATTGGCATCATACAAGAAATTCCGGATAACTCCTCATACAGACATGTAATTTCTTCTACGGCCAAAGTTATTCCTTGCAGTTCCAGAGATGGCATGCTTTTAGATTCCATTTGCTTGTTTACTATCCTATTTTTTGCAAAGACAAAACTGACCTTTCCTGTgggaatattttgtatgtaaatgactACACCAAACATCTGCTTACTACTGTCTGAAAATGCCAATAGCCGGTAAGTATCTTCTCTACTCCCAAAGACTCTTGGTATCTCTGCAACAGAAGCAGCATTTGCTTGTTTGGCAATATTCCGCCATTGCCTCCTAACATCGGCATCTAATTCCTTGTCCCAGCCCAGATCTTTGTTGCACTGTAACTGATGCAAAAATAGCCTTGAACGATTAAGAATAGGGCCATTAAAGTTAAAGAGATCATACTGGGAGGCAATAGACTGCAATACTTCCCGTTTTGTTCGAGCTTGTATGTTAAGACTAATAGGTTTAGTAGATAAACTGTCTTGCTTCCTATCCCATGACAACCCAAGTAATTTTACCTTTTCATTGGTTTCTGTACTAATCTCATTATCTATGTGGTCTTGCAATGCAAAATCATTACTGATGTACTGCTGCAGGTAAAACTTGTAGGGCTCAAAAATGCTTTCTAGTTGTTGGTATGCCCAGAGAAGTTCTTCAGAACTATCATAGGCAACTGCACAGTTATCCATGTAACATAGTTGATATATCATCCTCTTCAATTGTAAAAGTTTACTATCATCACAGTCTACAtctaaaattaaaatcttatatagagcaagtaacagTAATGCAGGGCTGCATCTTAAgccaaaacttaatcttaaatTTCTGTATCCCACAACGGTAAAGTCTTCCTTCTCTACATTTCTAAACCATAGGCATAATAGCCTATTGCTATCTGTGTCATTCAAGGCAAGATTATTGAACGCTTTACACAAATCAAAACATAATAACTTCTGTCCAAATCTCAAATGTAATATAGCAGAGGAAAGTTTCTGGTTTAGATTTGGTCCtgaatatatagcctgattgtgaCTAATGGAAGGTTTACTAGAATCTTGCTGACAAAGATTAGACAAATACACTATCCTGCACTTTGTGGTTTCGCGATCCATTTTAAAGATGCCTATGTGAGGCAAAAAGCTATGGTTAGGGTGCTCTCTGATAAATTCGGGAAGGTTATTAATGCGCTCTATGATCCCCATACTttcctgttctttaaaaactttatcCATTATCAATAGCTTATAcctgttatttttcaattttttcaagTTAGACTTTAAAATTGAAACTGCCAATCCCTGATTGGAACCTAATAAATGGGCCACCTGAGGATTCCAAAATAAAGGAACAACAATTCTACCTTCtttatctctcttcatattttcaagGGAAAACTTAACCAACTTCTTATTTATTTCAGAACTCCCAGAATCAGAATCATTAGGTTCCGACTTTACAAATCTATGACAACTTTCTTCTAAAATTTGGTTAGCTGCCTTGATAAGCTGAGATTCAATTATATCCCCCTTATCATCAAATACATTAATGTTAACGGGATCCACAGTATCTTTAAAAGCACAATCCGAAACAAGGCAAGTATTACCATTCCCAAAAATGCTACCAACTAAGTTGTGATCTGAAAGTTGAACCAATCCCTGAAAGCAACTTCCAACATAAGGTAAAAATGTTAAATCCTTCAATATTTGTTCCACATTACCATGTAACAATACTCCAGCAGGAGTTTCAGAATATAGAGATTCTAAATTTGATCCAAACAAGTGTTCCTGCTGAGGAAGACAGTATGCTGAGCGAGTGCCAAGAATTAACTGAATACTCTGGATACCACAAGAATCATTTGACAAGCTTTCGTCTGCCAAAAAATAACCTCTTTCTTTGAAACCACTTACTACCTTACCTAATTTAGGAAGTTTTAACTTTACATTAATAGTAGGTATACACAGTGCTTCAATTTTTCTAATTCTATCCCCTATCTGTAAACTTACTTCAATCAGCTTAGTAGTATAGTTCTGAGTAGTGTTAATGCCATTTACTGTtagagaaatattttcccttaCTGTGGGTAAATTATAACTGTCCGCAATATCGGTCAAAATGAAGTTACACTGACAGCCACTGTCTTTTAAACATCTTAACTTTAAACCATTATCCAAGGTAGCAGTAAAAGTGGGAAGAACAGTCTGCATGTCAGAATCACTCTGGAAAGCTTCCACAATGTTAACCATTGAGCCAGATATCTCCTTACTTTCCTTAGGCTTGGATTTTGCTTTATCTTTACCCTTATCTGTACAAGATTGGCCATCTggtttatttccatctttatttgtGACTTGATTGCCATCAACAGACCGAATACACAGGAAACTGAAATGCCACTCCGAGCAATACTTACATTTATTATTGAACCTATACCTACAAAATTTACTCAGATGATTTAGGTTAGAACATTTTAGGCAtcctttcaattttcttattttatctatcttGGCTTCTGCAGAGTCAAATTTGGCACACTTGTGGATAGGGTGATCGGCTGGTTTACCATCTACTTTAGTGCATATACTACAAGGCTTAAAGGtcttatttatttcatactttACATCTACAGCTAAGCTGGTAGCTCCATGGTCACTAGTATTTGATGCTTTGGGGAAAAATTGTTTAGGGACTTCTTTAGTTTTCTTAGACTGGCTACAATAACGCTCACTAGCTTCAAAAAACTTGTCTACAATTTCATTTAACGTTGGCTTGGAGCTGTTAGTAATTTGAATCAAATGATTCTTAAATGCATCATTCAATCCTTCCTCCTCAATCTTTACACTAAAGTattaaaatgcaaaataataacaaCGTTCCACCAACAGTGCAA encodes the following:
- the LOC137648567 gene encoding uncharacterized protein is translated as MNVFYMLDAIGYWLKYVRYFVYLDFFSVVKRIIRTCVICRRFNERTVNLNQHCYRDFRINPPEIPFRYIFVDYMGPFFVRSSGKKVKAWIVCFTCTWSRAINLKVCMDLSVKEYLRAFQLHTFEFGLPNLCISDQGSQLVAGGNVILDYLKDPEVKLYLEENGIKNLQFEQFFKGNSALGSMVESCVKLAKRCLFGAMRNNVLDIRDFEFLICQTVHLLNRRPIAFKEALRDTDINKSLPDPITPECLIRGYDLVSVNLIPELQRHPDLELDEDYLVSPCDKVKEIYTKLRKVRSHLINIYHEEFLGNLTNQAVNAKDRFKPVKHTLLQKNDVVLIKEPYSKPNQYPMGIVHDVVLNELGEVTGVTLLKGRTGELTKRHSSNLIFLFRPDVSSNEDKDSPNYDSNDSNLANNRILGKRKAAKISALKTRQILQ
- the LOC137645366 gene encoding uncharacterized protein, which encodes MFLSGGREHKYIVHITYTEVQIPYDAVQESKICSWETSIKKLGTWTEILVNIQADYPKSLSEKNAHAYARRNSSKPTLNEIVDKFFEASERYCSQSKKTKEVPKQFFPKASNTSDHGATSLAVDVKYEINKTFKPCSICTKVDGKPADHPIHKCAKFDSAEAKIDKIRKLKGCLKCSNLNHLSKFCRYRFNNKCKYCSEWHFSFLCIRSVDGNQVTNKDGNKPDGQSCTDKGKDKAKSKPKESKEISGSMVNIVEAFQSDSDMQTVLPTFTATLDNGLKLRCLKDSGCQCNFILTDIADSYNLPTVRENISLTVNGINTTQNYTTKLIEVSLQIGDRIRKIEALCIPTINVKLKLPKLGKVVSGFKERGYFLADESLSNDSCGIQSIQLILGTRSAYCLPQQEHLFGSNLESLYSETPAGVLLHGNVEQILKDLTFLPYVGSCFQGLVQLSDHNLVGSIFGNGNTCLVSDCAFKDTVDPVNINVFDDKGDIIESQLIKAANQILEESCHRFVKSEPNDSDSGSSEINKKLVKFSLENMKRDKEGRIVVPLFWNPQVAHLLGSNQGLAVSILKSNLKKLKNNRYKLLIMDKVFKEQESMGIIERINNLPEFIREHPNHSFLPHIGIFKMDRETTKCRIVYLSNLCQQDSSKPSISHNQAIYSGPNLNQKLSSAILHLRFGQKLLCFDLCKAFNNLALNDTDSNRLLCLWFRNVEKEDFTVVGYRNLRLSFGLRCSPALLLLALYKILILDVDCDDSKLLQLKRMIYQLCYMDNCAVAYDSSEELLWAYQQLESIFEPYKFYLQQYISNDFALQDHIDNEISTETNEKVKLLGLSWDRKQDSLSTKPISLNIQARTKREVLQSIASQYDLFNFNGPILNRSRLFLHQLQCNKDLGWDKELDADVRRQWRNIAKQANAASVAEIPRVFGSREDTYRLLAFSDSSKQMFGVVIYIQNIPTGKVSFVFAKNRIVNKQMESKSMPSLELQGITLAVEEITCCENPADCITRSLSFKQLKKTNYFSGPKFLLNETEGQLNRESILDFVIPALPVKQDSPVGVVQGYKDGNKKRSAEALP